The Synechococcus sp. RS9916 DNA segment GCAAAAAGTCCCGCCAGGGTTGTCAGGATGGAACCCGTGATATTCCGTGGATGGCTTTTTTTGAGGGCTAGATCGGGTATTGGCCTGAATCCCTCTCGGATTGTTGAAGTCATCAGTATTTAAGACTCAGTCGTTTAACAATCAATTGGGCCAGAATGTTCACCACCAGCGTCAGGATGATCAACACGAAAGCGGCATACATCAAAGAAGAAACCTGGCTGCCATCAGCTTCACCAAACTGATTGGCAAGCATGGCTGCAATGGTGTTACCGGGAGCCAGCAACGACCAGCTGAAATTGTTGGAATTTCCGATAATCATCGTCACGGCCATGGTTTCTCCCATGGCACGTCCGAGGGCCAACATCACGCCGCCGACGATGCCGGAAATGGCCGCGGGCAAGATCACTTGAAGGATTGCCGTCCAGCGGGTGCTGCCAACCCCGTAGGCAGCCTGGCGTAGACGAATCGGAACCTGATTGAGGGAATCCCTAGAAATCGCGGTGATGATGGGCAGGATCATCACCACCAGCACGAGGATGGCGGGGGTCATGCCTGGTCCCTGAGGAACGGTGTTGAACAGGGGGATGAACCCGAAAGCGTCATGCAGCCATGTGAGGAGCGGACGTAAGACAGGTTCAAGCACGAAAATGGCCCAAAGGCCCAGAACAACTGACGGAATCGCGGCCAACAGCTCCACCATCAAGCCAATCAGTTCGCGAGCTCTCTTGGGGATAAAACTTTCGGTGATGAAAATTGCCGTGCCCACCCCTAATGGAACAGCGATGGCCAGAGAGACCAAGGAGGTGACGATCGTTCCGTAGATGGCTGTGAACGCGCCGTATTCGTCGTCAACGGGGTTCCAGCTGGATGTGACCAGGAATCTCCATCCGTAGAGCTTCATGGACTCCAGCGAACCGGAGAACACAATGATCAGGATGGCGAACAAGACGATGGCCACCGTCGAGGCCATCAGCACTGCTGCTTGGTTGAAGCCTGTATCCACGAGCTTTTCCGAGGGCGGCCGATGCCTCAGTCGGTACATCTCCCTGATGTCTGTGGGCATGCGAGCGCAGCTCTGACCTTCAAAAACTACGTGTAGAGGGTGTTGGAGTTCACTAAGAGGGTGTTAACGGCAGGGGAAATCCGACCCCGATCTGCCCTTGGGGCTTTGGGTTTGGGCCGGTAGCGTGGGAGTTCCCTAGTGATGGCCATGGGGCGGATCGTCGGAATCGACCTGGGAACAACCAATTCCGTCGTGGCTGTCTTGGAGGCCGGCAGGCCGCAGGTGATTGCCAATGCGGAAGGCACGCGCACGACGCCATCGGTGGTGGGTTACACCAAAGAATCAGAGCTCCTGGTGGGCCAGGCCGCCCGTCGGCAGCTGGTGTTGAACCCGCGCAATACCTATTCGAACCTCAAACGCTTTGTTGGGCGCAGCTGGGACGAGCTTGACGATTCCAGTCTCACCGTTCCTTACACCGTTCGAGCGAACTCTCAGAACAACGTGCGGGTGGCCTGCCCGGTCACCGAACGGGAGTACGCCCCTGAGGAGCTTGTGGCCAGCATCCTGCGCAAGCTGGTGGATGACGCCTCCACCTATCTCGGCGAACCCGTCGAGGCCGCCGTGATCACGGTGCCGGCCTATTTCAATGATGCCCAGCGCCAAGCCACCCGTGATGCGGGTCGATTGGCGGGCATTCAGGTTGAGCGCATTCTCAATGAACCGACGGCCGCTGCCCTTGCTTATGGCTTCGACCGCAGTGCGGTGAAGCGCGTGCTGGTGTTTGACCTTGGCGGCGGCACCTTTGACGTTTCCCTGCTTCGGGTCGCCAACGGCGTGTTCGATGTCAAATCCACGAATGGGGATACCCAGCTCGGAGGGAATGACTTTGATCAACGCATTGTCGACTGGTTGGCAGAGGCATTTCTGGAGCAGAACGGCATCGATCTGCGTCGTGATCGTCAGGCGCTTCAGCGCTTGACCGAAGCTGCCGAAAAGGCCAAGCAGGAACTCTCCGGTGTGGCCAGTACGCCCATTTCTCTTCCCTTCATTGCCACGGGCAGTGACGGTCCGCTCCACATTGAAACCACCCTGGAACGGTCCACCTTTGAAGGGCTGTGTCCGGATCTGCTGGATCGGCTTCTGGTGCCCGTGCAGATGGCGCTGAGGGACTCAGGGTGGGCCGCTGAAGATATCGACGATGTGGTGTTGGTCGGTGGCAGTACGCGCATGCCGATGGTGCAACAGCTGGTGCGCACCCTGATTCCCCATGACCCTTGTCAGTCGGTGAATCCCGATGAGGTGGTGGCGATTGGAGCTGCCGTGCAGGCCGGGATCCTGACCGGTGAGCTTCGCGATCTGATGCTCAACGACGTCACGCCTCTTTCACTGGGCTTGGAAACCGTGGGGGGCCTGATGAAAGTGCTGATCCCACGCAACACCCCGATCCCGGTGCGGCAGTCCGATGTTTTCAGCACCTCGGAATCCAACCAGTCCTCCGTTGAGATCCATATCTGGCAGGGGGAGCGTCAGATGGCGGCTGACAACAAATCCCTTGGTCGGTTTCGCCTCTCAGGAATCCCTCCTGCGCCTCGCGGGGTTCCTCAGATTCAAGTGGCGTTCGATATCGACGCCAATGGCATCCTCCAGGTCAGTGCCACAGATCGCACCACGGGTCGTAAACAGTCGGTGACCATTCAGGGTGGTTCCAACCTCAACGAAGACGAGTTGCAGGCTCTGCTGGCAGAGGCGGAGGCCAGGGCTGATGAGGATCGCCGCACTCGAGCCGCCATTGAGCGACGCAATCGTGCCCTCACCCTGGTCTCCCAGGCTGAGCGAAGACTTCGTGATGCAGCACTCGAGCTTGGTCCGTACGGCGCTGAACGACAGCAGCGTGCCGTTGAAATGGCGATGCGTGATCTTCAGGATCTGCTGGAACAGGATGACCTGCAGGAGCTGGAGCTCGGGGTCAGCGCTCTCCAGGAGGCTCTGTTCGGTCTCAACCGACGTCTCTCCGCTGAACGCCGTTCTGAGGCCAGCCCCCTTCAGGGCATTCGCAACACTCTCGGTTCTCTGAAGGACGAATTGTTTGCCGATGATGACTGGGATGACGACCCATGGGCGGCGCCCAGTTCCCGACCTCCTGCAAGCCGCTACGGCGGATCACGGCAAGGGCTAGATCCCTGGGACGATGACTTCTACCGCTGAGCCCAACTACTGGTCGCTGCTTGGCCTGGATCCCGACAGCGACGCTGAAGCACTGAAGCGCGCCTTCCGCCGGGAGGCGCGTCGCTGGCACCCCGATCTCAACGGCAACGATCGCCAAGCGGAGGAACGGTTCAAATTGGTCAATGAGGCCTACGCGGTGCTCAGTGACCCGAAGCGTCGTCGCGTCTGGGAAGGCCGGGAGCAACCAGGCACCACCAACGTTGATCCTTTCGCCAGCGGTTTCCCTTCTTTCGAGGATTATCTCGATGTGGTGCTTGGGGACGGGCCTCGTCGTCGTCCCCGTGCGGAATCGCCGGAGTCGATCGACGCCCACGATCCAGGCTTTGAAACAGACGATGCCCCTGGCTCACGCTGGCCCGCCACAGCGGCTCCACCCCCTCCACCGCCAGTCCAGGCGGCCCAAAGTCTGGAGACTGACGTCTTGTTGACACCAGATCAGGCCCTGCACGGCACGGCGGTGGAGCTTGAGTTGTCGGATGGAACTGTTGTTGAGGTGCAAACACCCCCGCTTGCCGGTGACGGATGGAGACTGCGGTTGGCAGGCGTCACGCCTGGCGGAGGGGACCATTTCCTCCAGTTGAAGGTTCAGACGGATGAAGGCCTTCGCATTGATGGATTGCGCGTTCTCTACCGGCTTGAGCTCTTGCCGGCTGATGCCGCTCTTGGTTGTGCTGTGGATGTTCCGACCCTGATGGGCCCCGTCACGCTCCAAGTTCCTCCAGGGTCATCCAGTGGTCGTTTGCTGCGACTGCGTGGTCGTGGGCTGGAAGCGGATGATCGCCGTGGCGATCAGCTTGTGGAGATTGTGGTGGTGATTCCTGCCGCGTTGAGTGATGCCGAGCGGGCTCTGTATCGCCGGCTTCAAGAACTAGCGCTTGAGTCCTCAGAGAGCTGAACCCCCGGCTTCAGTGACAAACTGGGCCTGCGACTTAGGCACGGATGCTGGTTCACGTTCTTCTCTACGACGCCGGACAAGACAGTGAAGGCATTCACTCCCTTGAGCTCTCCGGCTCCACCGTGGTGCTGATGTTCGAGAACCCTGACGACGCGGAGCGCTATGCGGGTTTACTGGAGGCGCAAGACTTCCCAGTTCCTTCGATCGAGGCGCTGGACCGAGAGGAAATCGAGATTTTCTGCCGGCAGGCGGGCTACGAAGCGCGGTTGGTGGAGTCAGGATTTGTGCCCAAGACCGACGAAGAACGTTTGTTGTTAGCCCCCCCTTCCGCCAACAGGGATGTGACCAATTGGCATGAGGAGTCTGAAAGCAGTGCGACCCCTGACGTTCCCGACTCCAATGAACAGCTGGATGCGATTCGCCGCCAGCTTGAAGGACTGCTCTGACCGGCCATGAGCAGATCGTTGTCCCCCAAGCCAGTGGTTGACGCGTCAGACGATCGCGGTCACTTGCTCACCGAGCAGTCCAACCCCCGCAGTCGTCAACTCGACACCCTGCCCGTCGCTGATCTTGTCGATTTATTCATCAGCGAAGACGTCAAACCGCAACAGGCTGTGGCAGCAGCGTCGGAGTCCATTGCCCAGGCCGTTGAAGGAATTGCCATCCGCCTTGCTGCCGGTGGACGTTTGTTCTATGTCGGTGCCGGTACATCGGGGCGGCTCGGCGTACTGGATGCTGCGGAATGTCCTCCGACCTTCTGCAGTCCTCCTGAGCTGGTGCAAGGGGTTTTGGCTGGAGGGGCACCTGCCTTGTTGCGCAGTTCCGAAGGGCTGGAAGACCTCCGAGACGCAGGGGCCGATGAGTTGCGGAGTCGTGGTCTGTGCGAGGGGGACTGCGTGGTGGGCATCGCGGCTGGAGGGACAACGCCTTTCGTGCACGGAGCCTTGGATTACGCCCTCAGCACTGGAGCCTTGGCCATTGCCATGGCGTGTGTGCCTGCCGATCAGGCAGCCATGCCATGCACGATCGATATCCGCCTGCTCACGGGTCCTGAATTGCTCACCGGCTCCACGCGGCTGAAAGCGGGAACGGCCACAAAGATGGCCCTCAACGTGATCTCCACCTCCGTGATGGTGCGTCTCGGCAAGGTCTACGGAAACCGGATGGTGGATGTGGCTGCCACCAACAGCAAACTGGTGGACCGTTCCCTACGGATCCTGCGTGACCTCGCTGATGTCCCCCGGGAGCAGGGGATGGACTTGCTGCGTCAATCGGAGGGGTCGGTGAAGTTGGCCCTGCTCATGGCAGCCGCTGATCTCGATGCAGAACAGGCCAGGACGGTGCTCAATGAGCACCATCAACAGTTGCGTCCTGCCCTAGCCCACTGCGGAGCCGCCCTCAGGACGGCTTGAATTCACCCCAGTAAGGGCTGGTGAACAGGTCGAGGGCCTCGCGAGTTTCTCCTGGCACGGCTTCAGGTCGCGTCATCAGCGCATCGGCAAGGGCGTTGTGGGCGCTTGATTGCGGGCGCTTCTCGGTGAACGCTTCCATCACCCCTTGAAGAATCGGACCGGTGGCCGTGGCATTGGCCTGAAGGTTGGCAATCACCATGTCCACGCTCACGGCATCGTGGTCGGTGTGCCAGCAGTCGTAATCCGTGACCATGCTCAGAGAGGCATAGGCGATCTCCGCCTCACGGGCCAGCCGTGCTTCGGTGTGGTTGGTCATTCCAATCACGTCACACCCCCAGCTGCGGTAAAGCTCACTCTCGGCGCGGGTTGAGAAGGCGGGGCCCTCCATGCAGAGGTAGGTCCCACCACGATGAAGCGTCTGACCCTTCGGCATGGCCCGTTCTGCAGCATCCGCCAGCAGCGAGCTGAGGTGGGAACAGAAGGGATCGGCCAGGCTCACATGGGCAACGCAACCCTTGCCGAAGAAGCTCGCGGGCCGTTGCATCGTGCGGTCGATGAACTGTTCAGGCACCACCATGTCTCTCGGTTTGAGGTGCTCCTGAAGGGAGCCGACGGCGGAGACCGAGATCAGCCAGCGCACTCCAAGGGAGCGCATGGCCCAGAGATTGGCGCGGTAAGGAACTTCGCTGGGGAGCAGGTGATGGTGCCGGCCGTGACGCGCCAGAAACACCACATCAACACCGTGCAGGCGTCCGATGCGAAACGCATCGGAGGGAGTTCCAAATGGCGTCTTGACCTCGACCTCCGTCACATCGGTGAGCCCTTCGATGGCGTAGAGGCCACTGCCACCAATCACGCCAACGCGGGCCTGCTGCAGCTTGTCCTGATTGGCGTCGTTGGGCATGGCGTCGACGGAAGGTCAGACCATCCTGCATCTGCGTAGCATGGTGGTTTGATTGGCAGCGCTTTGACGACTGTTCTGATGGAGACCGACGCCGGTCAGATCCGGCTCGAGATGTTCGAAACCGACGCTCCGAACACCGTGGCAAACTTCGTCAAGCTGGCCAAAGAGGGCTTCTACGACGGCCTGGCGTTCCACCGTGTGATTCCTGGCTTCATGGCACAGGGCGGTTGCCCCAATTCCCGTGAAGGCGCCCGTGGCATGGCGGGAACCGGTGGCCCTGGCTACACGATCAACTGCGAGATCAACAGCCGGAAGCACGCTCCTGGTGTGCTGTCGATGGCCCATGCCGGCAAGAACACCGGCGGAAGCCAGTTTTTCATCGTGCATGAAGCCCAGCCTCACCTTGATGGCGTTCACACCGTGTTCGGTCAGACCGGTGACATGGATGTGGTGCTGGCCCTGAAAAACGGCTCACGCATCAACAAGGTGACGGTTCAGGACTGACCCTGAGTCACCGATTAGCTCCATTGCACAAGGGTCGGTTCTTGCAACCGGCCCTGTACTCCAATCAGCCCCGTCCTTAATTGATCCAAAGGCTCCTCAACCCGCTCCAGGGTTTGTGAGGGGTGATTGAGTTGATCCACCGACGCAGCCGAGTAAAACCCCAGCCGTCGCGTTTCAGGCCAAGACGCCATCACCTCGAGCAGCGACTGCAGTCGGGTCGCAAACGAGGCTCCAGCCTGATTGTCCAGCGCGTTGTCGATCTGCCAGGCCACTTGGGGGCGTTCCCACAGGGCGAGAAGCCGGGGAGACGACGTTGGGGTGAGCACGAGGTTCAGGCTCTGGGCGTCCTGTTCACAGCGGGCCCGAATTTGGGGCAAGAGATCCAAGTCACCGTCCCAGCTCACCACGGTTGTGCTGATGGAGGGGTGTCCTCCACGGTTCGAGGGGGAGTTGCCTGCTTCTGCGGAGGCTTCCCCTGCCTGAAACAGGTGGCCCAATTTGTCCCGTTTGGCAGCCAGGTAATCGGCGTTGTGGTCGCCGGGATGAATGATCAGGGGCACGCGATCCACGACTTCCAATCCATACCCGCCAAGACCAGCAATTTTGCGTGGGTTGTTGGTGAGCAGCCGTAGGCGGTGAATCCCGAGATCGCTGAGGATCTGAGCGCCAACGCCGTAATTGCGTAAATCAGCAGGGAAACCGAGCTTCTCGTTGGCTTCGACGGTGTCGAGGCCTCCGTCTTGAAGGCTGTAGGCCTTGAGTTTGTTGATCAGACCAATGCCACGGCCCTCTTGGCGGAGATACACCACAACCCCCTCGCCTTCCGCCTCGATCTGGCGCAAGGCGGCTTCGAGCTGGGGTCGACAGTCACAGCGCAGGGAACCGAAAGCATCACCTGTGAGGCATTCCGAATGCATGCGCACCAACACTGGCTCGCTCAGCTGGGCTGGGTCACCTTTGACGATGGCCACATGCTCGCTGCCGTCTAACGCGTTGCGATAACCAATCGCTTTGAAATCGCCGAAGGCGCTGGGCAATGAAGCGTGAGCTTGACGCACCACAAACCGTTCGTTGTCGAGTCGGTAGCGGATCAGGTCAGCAATGCTGATCAGGCGGAGATTCCATTGATCGGCGTAGTCCCGCAATTGCGGAAGACGGGCCATGGAACCGTCTTGGTTCTGGATCTCACAGATCACACCGGCAGGAATCAGACCAGACAGTGCTGAGAGATCAATCGCAGCTTCGGTGTGACCCGCTCTTTTCAGGACACCACCTTGTCGGGCTCGCAGCGGAAAAATGTGCCCAGGTCGGCGCAAATCAGACGGACGGGCATCCGCTTGCAAAGCGACCTGAATGGTGCGGGAACGATCTTCGGCGGAAATTCCGGTTGAGACGCCATGTTCGGGTCCGGCGTCGATGCTCACCGTGAAGGCGGTTTGATTGGCATCCGTGTTGCGATCCACCATCAGAGGCAGATCGAGAGCGTCGAGCTGCTTCCCCTCCATGGCCAGACAGATCAAGCCCCGGGCGTGGGTGGCCATGAAGTTGATCTGATCGGGGGTGGCGTATTGAGCCGCGCAGATCAGATCCCCTTCATTCTCGCGACTTTCGTCGTCCACAACGACAACGCATTCGCCGTTGCGGATGGCGGCGAGGGCGTCGGGAATCGAATCGAAGCGAATGTTGGAGGTCGTGTCAGCGGCGGAAGGCGTGCTCAGGGGTCTTCAGAGGCCAACGTTCTGCATTCATTATCGACATCGGTACGATCAGCCCAAGCTTTTAAGCACGCATGCAGTCCACCCCAACGGCTCAGGCTC contains these protein-coding regions:
- the pstC gene encoding phosphate ABC transporter permease subunit PstC — translated: MPTDIREMYRLRHRPPSEKLVDTGFNQAAVLMASTVAIVLFAILIIVFSGSLESMKLYGWRFLVTSSWNPVDDEYGAFTAIYGTIVTSLVSLAIAVPLGVGTAIFITESFIPKRARELIGLMVELLAAIPSVVLGLWAIFVLEPVLRPLLTWLHDAFGFIPLFNTVPQGPGMTPAILVLVVMILPIITAISRDSLNQVPIRLRQAAYGVGSTRWTAILQVILPAAISGIVGGVMLALGRAMGETMAVTMIIGNSNNFSWSLLAPGNTIAAMLANQFGEADGSQVSSLMYAAFVLIILTLVVNILAQLIVKRLSLKY
- the dnaK gene encoding molecular chaperone DnaK, with amino-acid sequence MGRIVGIDLGTTNSVVAVLEAGRPQVIANAEGTRTTPSVVGYTKESELLVGQAARRQLVLNPRNTYSNLKRFVGRSWDELDDSSLTVPYTVRANSQNNVRVACPVTEREYAPEELVASILRKLVDDASTYLGEPVEAAVITVPAYFNDAQRQATRDAGRLAGIQVERILNEPTAAALAYGFDRSAVKRVLVFDLGGGTFDVSLLRVANGVFDVKSTNGDTQLGGNDFDQRIVDWLAEAFLEQNGIDLRRDRQALQRLTEAAEKAKQELSGVASTPISLPFIATGSDGPLHIETTLERSTFEGLCPDLLDRLLVPVQMALRDSGWAAEDIDDVVLVGGSTRMPMVQQLVRTLIPHDPCQSVNPDEVVAIGAAVQAGILTGELRDLMLNDVTPLSLGLETVGGLMKVLIPRNTPIPVRQSDVFSTSESNQSSVEIHIWQGERQMAADNKSLGRFRLSGIPPAPRGVPQIQVAFDIDANGILQVSATDRTTGRKQSVTIQGGSNLNEDELQALLAEAEARADEDRRTRAAIERRNRALTLVSQAERRLRDAALELGPYGAERQQRAVEMAMRDLQDLLEQDDLQELELGVSALQEALFGLNRRLSAERRSEASPLQGIRNTLGSLKDELFADDDWDDDPWAAPSSRPPASRYGGSRQGLDPWDDDFYR
- a CDS encoding DnaJ C-terminal domain-containing protein translates to MTSTAEPNYWSLLGLDPDSDAEALKRAFRREARRWHPDLNGNDRQAEERFKLVNEAYAVLSDPKRRRVWEGREQPGTTNVDPFASGFPSFEDYLDVVLGDGPRRRPRAESPESIDAHDPGFETDDAPGSRWPATAAPPPPPPVQAAQSLETDVLLTPDQALHGTAVELELSDGTVVEVQTPPLAGDGWRLRLAGVTPGGGDHFLQLKVQTDEGLRIDGLRVLYRLELLPADAALGCAVDVPTLMGPVTLQVPPGSSSGRLLRLRGRGLEADDRRGDQLVEIVVVIPAALSDAERALYRRLQELALESSES
- a CDS encoding DUF3110 domain-containing protein; the protein is MLVHVLLYDAGQDSEGIHSLELSGSTVVLMFENPDDAERYAGLLEAQDFPVPSIEALDREEIEIFCRQAGYEARLVESGFVPKTDEERLLLAPPSANRDVTNWHEESESSATPDVPDSNEQLDAIRRQLEGLL
- the murQ gene encoding N-acetylmuramic acid 6-phosphate etherase, with protein sequence MSRSLSPKPVVDASDDRGHLLTEQSNPRSRQLDTLPVADLVDLFISEDVKPQQAVAAASESIAQAVEGIAIRLAAGGRLFYVGAGTSGRLGVLDAAECPPTFCSPPELVQGVLAGGAPALLRSSEGLEDLRDAGADELRSRGLCEGDCVVGIAAGGTTPFVHGALDYALSTGALAIAMACVPADQAAMPCTIDIRLLTGPELLTGSTRLKAGTATKMALNVISTSVMVRLGKVYGNRMVDVAATNSKLVDRSLRILRDLADVPREQGMDLLRQSEGSVKLALLMAAADLDAEQARTVLNEHHQQLRPALAHCGAALRTA
- the mtnP gene encoding S-methyl-5'-thioadenosine phosphorylase, which produces MPNDANQDKLQQARVGVIGGSGLYAIEGLTDVTEVEVKTPFGTPSDAFRIGRLHGVDVVFLARHGRHHHLLPSEVPYRANLWAMRSLGVRWLISVSAVGSLQEHLKPRDMVVPEQFIDRTMQRPASFFGKGCVAHVSLADPFCSHLSSLLADAAERAMPKGQTLHRGGTYLCMEGPAFSTRAESELYRSWGCDVIGMTNHTEARLAREAEIAYASLSMVTDYDCWHTDHDAVSVDMVIANLQANATATGPILQGVMEAFTEKRPQSSAHNALADALMTRPEAVPGETREALDLFTSPYWGEFKPS
- a CDS encoding peptidylprolyl isomerase, encoding METDAGQIRLEMFETDAPNTVANFVKLAKEGFYDGLAFHRVIPGFMAQGGCPNSREGARGMAGTGGPGYTINCEINSRKHAPGVLSMAHAGKNTGGSQFFIVHEAQPHLDGVHTVFGQTGDMDVVLALKNGSRINKVTVQD
- the ribBA gene encoding bifunctional 3,4-dihydroxy-2-butanone-4-phosphate synthase/GTP cyclohydrolase II, translated to MPDALAAIRNGECVVVVDDESRENEGDLICAAQYATPDQINFMATHARGLICLAMEGKQLDALDLPLMVDRNTDANQTAFTVSIDAGPEHGVSTGISAEDRSRTIQVALQADARPSDLRRPGHIFPLRARQGGVLKRAGHTEAAIDLSALSGLIPAGVICEIQNQDGSMARLPQLRDYADQWNLRLISIADLIRYRLDNERFVVRQAHASLPSAFGDFKAIGYRNALDGSEHVAIVKGDPAQLSEPVLVRMHSECLTGDAFGSLRCDCRPQLEAALRQIEAEGEGVVVYLRQEGRGIGLINKLKAYSLQDGGLDTVEANEKLGFPADLRNYGVGAQILSDLGIHRLRLLTNNPRKIAGLGGYGLEVVDRVPLIIHPGDHNADYLAAKRDKLGHLFQAGEASAEAGNSPSNRGGHPSISTTVVSWDGDLDLLPQIRARCEQDAQSLNLVLTPTSSPRLLALWERPQVAWQIDNALDNQAGASFATRLQSLLEVMASWPETRRLGFYSAASVDQLNHPSQTLERVEEPLDQLRTGLIGVQGRLQEPTLVQWS